A window of the Mesotoga prima MesG1.Ag.4.2 genome harbors these coding sequences:
- a CDS encoding DUF4912 domain-containing protein: protein MSNEEIQTFLSKDPTIQDLRRYAKMMGINLKRTMKKKDITRVLKKFAQKSRQTSSTTTAKSSPSEILRPSKPVDAQIPSSYSRDFVVIHPVNPYWVYVMWDMSSWTARSVSDHSSKLLVRVSDITNIIYDGKNAHRFKEANISPDAGNWYFQVDFPDADYIAEIGYYVGGNFNSVLKSKITRTPRNSPKFSDYEIWVDLKKGSRKEYKASHEELVFERATKSSGPTGNPSSEEFIKTISKSKSGR from the coding sequence ATGAGCAACGAAGAGATTCAAACTTTCCTTAGTAAAGATCCAACGATTCAGGACCTTCGTCGTTATGCAAAGATGATGGGGATCAACTTGAAGAGAACGATGAAAAAGAAGGATATCACTCGCGTCTTAAAGAAATTTGCCCAGAAGAGCAGGCAGACGTCGAGCACTACTACTGCAAAGAGCAGTCCCTCAGAAATACTTCGCCCATCTAAGCCTGTAGATGCCCAAATTCCTTCATCGTATTCACGTGACTTTGTCGTAATTCACCCGGTCAATCCCTACTGGGTTTACGTGATGTGGGATATGTCCAGCTGGACTGCAAGAAGCGTTTCAGATCATTCTTCAAAGCTTCTAGTGAGAGTGAGTGACATTACAAACATTATCTATGACGGTAAGAACGCTCACAGATTCAAGGAGGCCAACATCTCCCCCGATGCCGGAAACTGGTACTTCCAGGTAGATTTTCCCGATGCAGACTACATTGCCGAGATTGGGTACTACGTCGGTGGCAACTTCAACAGTGTTTTAAAATCGAAAATCACCAGAACACCTAGAAATTCGCCAAAATTTTCCGATTACGAAATCTGGGTAGACCTCAAAAAGGGATCGAGGAAAGAGTACAAAGCATCTCATGAAGAGCTCGTCTTCGAACGCGCGACTAAGTCTTCTGGGCCAACAGGCAATCCATCTTCTGAGGAGTTCATTAAAACTATCTCGAAGAGCAAGAGCGGGAGATGA
- a CDS encoding potassium channel family protein gives MPFMKGAIKKDEYYVVIFGCGRLGSRMANWLSSLGCSVVIVDRNESSFDALSNEFTGFNILGDATELDVLKEAKLDKADVALVLTTDDNTNLMVSMSAKEYFEVPRVVARAYDPNNIKMFSDFGIEVICPTLLAVESIKSALYFIGGDDK, from the coding sequence ATGCCTTTCATGAAAGGTGCGATAAAAAAAGATGAATACTATGTAGTGATTTTCGGTTGTGGGCGGCTTGGTTCTAGAATGGCAAACTGGCTATCTTCCTTGGGGTGCAGTGTCGTCATTGTCGACAGAAATGAATCTTCTTTCGATGCCCTGTCAAACGAATTCACCGGCTTCAATATTCTGGGCGATGCAACGGAGCTCGACGTGCTTAAGGAGGCCAAGCTTGACAAGGCAGATGTTGCCCTTGTGCTTACTACGGACGACAACACAAATCTCATGGTCTCGATGTCGGCAAAAGAGTATTTCGAAGTACCCCGAGTTGTCGCAAGAGCTTATGATCCTAACAACATCAAGATGTTCTCGGACTTTGGAATAGAAGTGATTTGTCCAACTCTCCTGGCTGTTGAGAGTATTAAGAGCGCATTGTATTTCATCGGCGGTGACGACAAATGA
- a CDS encoding phospho-sugar mutase — MDYRDRYRKWLESPAIDESTRGELISIKDDETEIKDRFYKELEFGTAGLRGKLGAGDNRMNKYTVSRATQGLANFILSGDPAYREKGVVIARDSRHMSKEFAEISAAVLAGNGIKVYIFDDIRPTPLLSFSVLQLSTVAGIMITASHNPKEYNGYKLYWDDGAQVLPEIADEVYTQMRKTELFVGSKTIPLEMARKKGLLVEVGKELDDLYISKVLSLTLRDSEDELDKSIRIVYTPLNGTGNIPVRRVLDERGFENVFVVREQEWPDPDFTTVGYPNPEDIKAFALAKRLGLEKDAHILLATDPDADRLAVMVRDDDDYVALNGNQTGALLVNYLLLSMSEKGLLPENGFIVKSIVTGDMAKVIAEGFGVRTYEALTGFKNICGKALDIEERGEGRFIFGYEESIGYVAGNFVRDKDAVSTSMLLCEMAAYYLKAGKSLLDVLEELFAKYGVFSEKQISIVLEGVSGQKRVERIMKEYRKSYPSEIDGSKLTHYLDFLSGVDTDIMNGKESETGIPFSNVIKFSFDDGSWYAVRPSGTEPKLKIYIYSRSKNKEEALSKVDRIERIVLGRIESVE; from the coding sequence ATGGACTACAGAGACCGTTACAGAAAGTGGCTCGAGAGCCCGGCTATCGATGAGAGTACTCGCGGCGAACTGATATCGATTAAAGATGATGAAACGGAGATAAAGGATCGATTCTACAAGGAGCTCGAGTTTGGAACCGCAGGCTTGAGAGGCAAGTTGGGCGCTGGTGACAACCGGATGAACAAATACACTGTTTCGAGGGCGACACAGGGTCTGGCGAATTTCATTCTTTCAGGAGACCCCGCTTACAGAGAAAAGGGTGTGGTTATTGCCCGCGACTCGAGACATATGTCGAAAGAGTTTGCAGAGATCTCGGCAGCCGTTCTTGCGGGAAATGGAATAAAGGTGTATATCTTTGATGACATTAGGCCTACTCCGCTCCTCTCTTTTTCTGTACTCCAGCTTTCCACTGTAGCGGGGATAATGATTACCGCAAGCCACAACCCCAAGGAATACAATGGCTACAAGCTCTATTGGGATGATGGCGCCCAGGTCCTTCCCGAGATTGCTGATGAAGTCTATACTCAAATGCGTAAAACGGAGTTATTCGTGGGGTCAAAGACGATTCCACTTGAAATGGCGAGAAAGAAGGGTTTGCTTGTAGAAGTGGGCAAAGAGCTCGATGATCTATACATTTCAAAAGTCCTGTCCTTAACTTTGAGAGATTCCGAAGACGAGCTGGACAAGTCAATAAGGATAGTCTACACGCCCTTGAACGGCACTGGGAACATTCCTGTGCGTCGTGTGCTGGATGAGAGAGGTTTCGAGAACGTCTTCGTAGTTCGCGAACAGGAATGGCCCGATCCCGATTTTACAACGGTAGGATACCCAAACCCTGAAGATATAAAGGCCTTCGCGCTCGCCAAGAGACTCGGTCTTGAAAAGGACGCTCATATCCTACTTGCAACGGATCCCGATGCAGATAGATTGGCAGTAATGGTCAGAGATGACGACGATTATGTCGCTTTGAATGGTAATCAAACCGGAGCGCTGCTGGTCAACTATCTTCTTCTTTCGATGAGTGAGAAGGGCTTGCTTCCGGAAAATGGATTCATTGTGAAATCAATAGTAACGGGAGATATGGCGAAGGTAATTGCCGAAGGATTTGGTGTCAGGACCTATGAGGCACTCACCGGCTTCAAAAATATTTGCGGTAAGGCTCTCGATATTGAAGAACGAGGAGAGGGAAGATTCATCTTCGGTTATGAAGAGAGTATCGGATACGTAGCAGGGAACTTCGTAAGAGACAAGGATGCCGTATCTACTTCGATGCTTCTATGTGAAATGGCAGCGTATTACCTTAAGGCTGGAAAGTCACTTCTGGATGTCCTGGAGGAACTCTTTGCAAAATATGGAGTCTTCTCCGAAAAGCAGATTTCGATCGTTCTTGAAGGAGTTTCGGGACAGAAAAGAGTCGAAAGAATAATGAAGGAGTACCGGAAGAGCTACCCTTCCGAAATCGATGGTTCGAAGCTTACTCACTATCTCGACTTTTTAAGCGGTGTTGATACCGATATTATGAACGGGAAAGAATCGGAGACTGGAATTCCCTTTTCTAATGTGATCAAATTCTCTTTCGACGACGGTTCCTGGTATGCCGTTAGACCGTCGGGAACTGAGCCGAAGCTCAAAATATATATCTACTCAAGATCAAAGAATAAAGAGGAAGCTTTGTCAAAGGTAGACAGGATCGAAAGGATTGTTCTTGGCAGAATAGAGTCAGTAGAGTAG
- a CDS encoding potassium channel family protein: protein MKIVLIGGEKIAYHLARRFLTKGHNVMLVNKNERFCDEMAKKLRAIIVRGDGSKRYVLEQLELDPTDLFVALTPYDQDNLVACLTASRVYGIERPVAMVNDPDNKAVFEKMGIKSVVSPTEILGVALEDSLFREHITNLLPSSEKVSILRIEMTDKSPILGEAIKDIPLPDESVIGAIVREDEVVIPRGNTVIETGDVLLVLSSPTVQSSVFETLLGEV from the coding sequence ATGAAGATTGTTCTAATTGGCGGTGAGAAGATTGCCTACCATCTCGCAAGAAGATTCTTGACCAAAGGCCACAACGTTATGCTAGTCAACAAGAACGAGAGGTTCTGTGACGAAATGGCAAAGAAGCTCCGTGCAATTATCGTAAGGGGTGATGGAAGCAAGAGGTACGTTCTCGAGCAGCTTGAGCTTGACCCTACCGACCTCTTTGTCGCTCTGACTCCTTACGATCAGGATAATCTCGTCGCCTGTTTAACGGCTTCGCGCGTCTATGGGATCGAGAGACCGGTTGCTATGGTGAATGATCCAGACAACAAAGCTGTTTTCGAAAAAATGGGGATAAAGAGTGTGGTTAGTCCGACTGAAATCCTTGGTGTCGCGCTTGAAGACAGCCTTTTCAGAGAACACATAACGAATCTCCTCCCTTCTTCAGAAAAAGTCTCTATTCTAAGAATAGAGATGACTGATAAGTCGCCTATACTGGGAGAGGCGATTAAGGACATTCCTCTCCCTGATGAAAGTGTTATTGGAGCAATAGTAAGAGAGGATGAAGTTGTTATCCCAAGAGGGAACACTGTGATTGAAACGGGAGATGTTCTTCTAGTTCTTAGCAGTCCAACGGTACAGTCTTCAGTTTTCGAAACTCTCCTGGGAGAGGTGTAA
- a CDS encoding response regulator produces the protein MALVYVVDDELNVRRIVKKTMENENNEVHTFVTAEEALEEIEKRKPDLLFTDISLPSMNGIQFLKELKNRGYSIPVIVISSDTSPESMRSAFKAGIVDFLTKPFTPQEIRDAAELALREEDSIYKRAREIKRLIEEGETAKAESLMGNLFSDFPGSPFPHFLYALLVAKDNPRVAIKHLKASLSLDEDFKDASDELKKLEE, from the coding sequence ATGGCACTCGTTTACGTGGTCGATGACGAGCTAAATGTAAGGCGAATCGTCAAAAAGACCATGGAGAACGAAAACAACGAAGTCCATACTTTCGTGACAGCAGAGGAAGCCCTGGAAGAAATCGAGAAACGTAAGCCAGACCTCCTATTTACCGATATTAGTTTGCCTTCGATGAATGGAATTCAGTTTCTAAAAGAACTTAAAAATAGAGGTTATTCAATACCTGTAATAGTAATATCTTCGGATACTTCCCCGGAATCGATGAGGAGCGCTTTCAAAGCGGGAATTGTTGATTTCTTGACTAAACCATTTACGCCGCAGGAGATCAGGGATGCGGCAGAACTTGCGCTTAGAGAAGAAGACAGCATCTACAAACGAGCAAGGGAGATCAAGAGACTGATTGAGGAAGGGGAGACGGCGAAGGCGGAGTCCCTAATGGGAAACCTTTTCTCCGACTTTCCGGGTTCACCCTTTCCACATTTTCTTTACGCTCTTCTTGTGGCCAAAGACAATCCCAGAGTAGCCATAAAACATCTGAAGGCCTCGCTCTCACTCGATGAGGATTTTAAGGACGCTTCCGACGAGCTTAAGAAACTAGAGGAGTAA
- a CDS encoding TrkH family potassium uptake protein: protein MFLNLLKQRYRLVFGYLGNLFVFFPIVLLIPLLYCIWNPEDFLQSLAFVEAASISFVIGMTLKLTMKVRPGSPISVQEGAIVVLFSWVMAIILSALPFIFAGYFNFTQAIFESTSGWTTTGLTLADVETIPGTFLLWRSMMQYLGGAGIAIIMMSAILGPAGLGLYKAEGRMDNLVPNIKSSTRTITTIYGSYAVAGIIMYRIAGMNLFDAINHSLTALATGGFSTKAGSIAEFNSVSVEIVTIVLMLLGATGFGIHYTIWKRNFRAFWKNGEPKLMFVILAIFTPLLMTGTLSIFYSSGAEQFRHSVFQAVSALTGTGFSTVDLVPWNHFGIYLVILLMIFGGDLDSTSGGLKQYRLFALLKILWLEIRRYFLPKDAILKEEIWKGETKRYIDNSLVKEILLVFSLYFLTYAIGTGVLMAYGHSMAFSAFEYASALSTVGLSVGITAPNAPAGLIWAETIGMFLGRLEFLVVIYAITKLMRDGRILLRRRRNA from the coding sequence ATGTTTCTAAATCTTTTGAAACAGCGATACAGGCTTGTCTTTGGGTACCTCGGGAATCTATTTGTCTTCTTTCCCATTGTGCTGCTAATTCCACTACTGTATTGCATATGGAATCCCGAAGACTTCCTACAGAGTCTCGCTTTTGTGGAGGCTGCTTCGATCAGTTTTGTGATTGGGATGACGTTGAAGCTGACTATGAAGGTCCGGCCAGGATCTCCGATAAGTGTTCAGGAAGGGGCCATAGTGGTCTTGTTCTCCTGGGTGATGGCGATAATCCTTTCGGCACTTCCCTTTATTTTTGCCGGATACTTCAATTTTACCCAGGCCATTTTCGAGTCTACAAGCGGCTGGACTACTACGGGTCTGACTCTCGCAGATGTCGAAACGATTCCTGGCACCTTTCTTCTATGGAGAAGCATGATGCAGTATCTTGGAGGAGCAGGCATCGCAATAATTATGATGTCCGCGATCTTAGGACCGGCGGGACTTGGACTCTATAAGGCCGAAGGCCGCATGGACAATCTTGTGCCGAATATCAAGAGTTCGACGCGGACAATAACGACAATATATGGTTCCTATGCTGTAGCTGGGATAATAATGTATAGAATCGCAGGGATGAATCTTTTCGATGCCATAAATCATTCTCTAACCGCCCTGGCGACCGGTGGGTTTTCCACAAAGGCCGGATCGATCGCAGAGTTCAACAGCGTTTCAGTCGAGATTGTAACCATTGTTCTGATGCTGCTAGGAGCTACGGGATTCGGGATTCACTATACTATCTGGAAGAGAAACTTCAGAGCGTTCTGGAAGAACGGTGAGCCAAAGCTGATGTTCGTCATACTGGCGATCTTCACGCCGTTATTGATGACAGGCACGCTGTCCATTTTCTACTCCTCGGGCGCAGAGCAGTTTCGCCACAGTGTTTTTCAGGCTGTTTCGGCATTAACTGGAACTGGTTTCTCTACAGTGGACTTAGTGCCATGGAATCATTTCGGGATATATTTGGTAATTTTGCTCATGATATTCGGGGGAGATCTCGATTCAACATCTGGAGGCCTGAAACAGTACAGGCTGTTTGCTCTCTTAAAGATTTTATGGTTGGAAATTAGAAGGTACTTCCTTCCGAAAGATGCGATCCTTAAAGAGGAAATCTGGAAGGGTGAAACGAAGAGGTATATAGACAACTCTCTGGTCAAGGAGATCCTGCTCGTTTTCTCCCTGTATTTCCTTACGTATGCCATTGGAACTGGCGTGTTGATGGCTTACGGCCACTCGATGGCTTTTTCAGCATTTGAATATGCATCTGCCCTTAGCACTGTTGGTCTCTCGGTTGGAATAACAGCTCCTAACGCCCCTGCCGGGCTGATCTGGGCCGAAACAATTGGCATGTTTCTGGGAAGGCTCGAATTTCTAGTCGTAATATATGCTATAACTAAACTGATGAGAGACGGGAGAATCTTATTAAGAAGACGGAGGAATGCATAA
- the hisS gene encoding histidine--tRNA ligase: protein MHNIMITRIKGTQDITFDNIGYWHYVEEAIRSISHRYSFTEIRTPIFEATELFKRSVGESTDVVQKEMYTFEDKGGRSITLRPEGTASVARAFIENSLVNLGAPIKLFYNGPMFRYEKPQAGRLRQFHQFGAEILGSESPLADFEIIEMANSFLKELKVSKTKLFINSIGCPKCREDYKTALRDYYRDKLPGMCTDCRRRFDTNVLRLLDCKIDKELAKKAPSILDYLDEDCRNHFEELQWYLEKADIEYEVDPLLVRGLDYYSRTAFEIRSSSLGSQDQIVGGGRYDGLVEYIGGNSCPAVGFAIGLERIVMLLKSEKVNVNVPKIPQVAILAFGREENIRGFDYSRRLRKMGISTYVDVMERNMRNKMKHAARIGAKISLIVGKEEIERDIVTVKIMSDGSQFQVDSDYMSDYVVDKLRDIS, encoded by the coding sequence ATGCATAATATAATGATTACCAGAATTAAGGGTACCCAGGATATAACCTTTGACAATATCGGATACTGGCACTATGTGGAGGAGGCAATTAGAAGTATCTCGCACAGATACTCCTTCACTGAAATACGGACTCCAATCTTTGAAGCTACGGAGCTTTTCAAGAGAAGCGTCGGTGAATCAACGGACGTTGTCCAGAAAGAGATGTATACATTTGAAGACAAGGGCGGCAGATCGATAACCTTGCGGCCGGAAGGCACCGCAAGTGTCGCAAGGGCCTTTATCGAGAATTCTTTAGTGAATCTTGGTGCTCCAATAAAACTCTTTTACAACGGTCCCATGTTCCGTTATGAAAAACCTCAGGCAGGCAGACTGCGCCAGTTCCATCAGTTTGGTGCGGAGATACTGGGATCCGAGAGTCCGTTGGCAGACTTTGAAATAATCGAGATGGCCAATAGTTTTCTTAAGGAGCTGAAGGTAAGTAAGACAAAGCTTTTCATCAATTCGATCGGTTGCCCCAAATGCAGGGAGGATTACAAAACTGCGCTCAGAGATTATTATCGGGACAAACTGCCAGGAATGTGCACTGATTGTAGACGAAGATTTGATACAAACGTATTGAGACTTCTCGATTGTAAGATAGATAAAGAGCTCGCTAAAAAAGCTCCTAGCATTCTTGATTACCTCGATGAAGACTGCAGGAACCATTTTGAGGAACTCCAGTGGTATCTAGAGAAGGCTGACATTGAATATGAAGTCGACCCTCTCCTTGTCCGCGGACTTGATTATTACAGCAGAACGGCCTTCGAAATCCGCTCTTCATCACTGGGAAGTCAGGACCAAATCGTTGGTGGAGGTCGTTACGACGGTCTAGTCGAATACATAGGAGGAAACAGCTGCCCGGCAGTTGGATTTGCGATAGGGCTAGAAAGAATAGTGATGCTCTTGAAATCCGAAAAGGTAAATGTGAACGTCCCCAAGATCCCTCAGGTTGCAATACTGGCATTTGGCAGAGAGGAAAACATCAGGGGATTCGACTACTCCAGAAGACTACGTAAGATGGGCATTTCAACTTACGTTGATGTTATGGAGAGAAACATGCGCAACAAAATGAAGCATGCGGCAAGAATCGGCGCAAAGATCTCTTTGATAGTTGGAAAAGAAGAGATTGAGAGAGACATTGTGACTGTCAAAATTATGAGCGATGGGTCACAGTTTCAGGTAGACAGCGACTATATGTCAGATTATGTGGTCGATAAATTAAGAGATATTTCGTAA
- a CDS encoding FeoA family protein: MVVPLSSMCEGEKGKIRKLELPPVTRERLCGLGFVTGEEIQLVKVAPFGDPKVFRIKGSDITLRDDISMWILVETSSFPLSYVSEGDYWVSLINGGMGFRQRLRMIGIEEGIKISVIGNLGKRIEVSAKGIRSVLSRGQAMRIIVRER, from the coding sequence ATGGTCGTTCCTCTGTCAAGCATGTGCGAAGGAGAGAAGGGTAAGATAAGAAAACTGGAGCTACCGCCTGTTACAAGAGAGAGGCTGTGCGGTTTGGGTTTCGTCACTGGAGAAGAGATCCAGCTCGTGAAGGTAGCACCTTTCGGAGATCCTAAGGTTTTTAGAATCAAAGGAAGTGATATTACCCTTAGAGACGATATTTCTATGTGGATTCTTGTCGAAACTTCTTCTTTCCCTCTCTCTTACGTTTCAGAGGGCGATTATTGGGTAAGTCTTATTAACGGCGGCATGGGTTTCAGGCAGAGGCTCAGGATGATCGGTATAGAAGAAGGTATAAAGATTTCGGTGATCGGTAATCTGGGGAAGAGAATTGAAGTTAGTGCAAAGGGTATTCGTTCAGTTCTTTCCCGTGGACAGGCAATGAGAATTATTGTTAGGGAGAGATAG
- a CDS encoding PhzF family phenazine biosynthesis protein codes for MHYIYQVDSFTAVPFSGNPAGVCVLEGQIDENLCLKISSEMNLSETAFVWPEGTSNTFNLKWFTPKTEVKMCGHATLATAWIQFTELGIKGEIFYETLSGRLKVKLVDEMIEMDFPSEDPVRIDLDRRIGEIIGIEGNAYYSPGTEKLLYEIPVKDELETLSFDTKRLLKTDFGKQSKGLIVTCSGDERYDFYSRYFAPWVGIDEDPVTGSAHTVLGLFWAKKLNKKKLKACQLSARKGELETELLDDRRILIRGKAVTVIRGVISI; via the coding sequence ATGCACTACATCTATCAGGTTGATTCATTCACTGCTGTTCCTTTTTCAGGTAATCCCGCCGGAGTATGTGTTTTGGAAGGGCAAATAGATGAAAATCTCTGCCTGAAAATCTCATCGGAAATGAATCTTTCAGAGACTGCATTTGTTTGGCCTGAAGGAACGAGTAATACTTTCAATTTGAAATGGTTTACGCCAAAGACGGAAGTCAAAATGTGCGGTCACGCAACTCTTGCAACTGCGTGGATTCAATTTACGGAGCTGGGTATTAAAGGCGAGATCTTTTACGAAACACTCAGCGGGAGATTGAAAGTGAAGCTTGTCGATGAAATGATTGAGATGGATTTCCCTTCCGAGGATCCCGTAAGAATCGATCTAGACAGAAGGATCGGGGAGATAATTGGGATTGAAGGCAATGCCTATTATTCGCCAGGTACGGAAAAACTGCTCTACGAAATCCCGGTAAAAGATGAGCTTGAGACGCTTTCGTTTGACACCAAAAGACTTCTGAAAACAGATTTTGGTAAACAATCAAAAGGTCTTATCGTTACGTGCTCGGGTGACGAGAGATATGACTTTTACTCCAGATACTTTGCTCCGTGGGTTGGTATAGACGAAGACCCGGTTACTGGATCGGCACACACAGTTCTTGGTCTCTTTTGGGCTAAGAAGCTAAACAAGAAGAAGCTGAAGGCCTGCCAGCTTTCGGCTAGAAAGGGAGAACTCGAGACTGAGCTGCTAGATGACAGAAGAATCCTGATTCGGGGAAAGGCAGTCACTGTAATCAGGGGCGTGATTTCGATCTAG
- the feoB gene encoding ferrous iron transport protein B, whose protein sequence is MENQADAIESKKIKIALLGNPNVGKTSIFNALTGSRQIVANWPGVTVEKRTGVMKLANHTVDVVDLPGTYTLGATSLDERIARDFLINERPDVALVIGDAVNLERSLYLLLQVLELRGDVVLAVNAIDEARKAGFEIDKHELSKQLGIPVVLTSAVTGEGIEELKNTLIKSARSSSHVHYLFTDEIEASLRNLSDRIKGNASLSAFDQRWLSIKLLERDKEVEKLTGISLDYDYSIEIAETRYKYIKRILSSSVKGKEKIGWNLSEAIDHVMTHKFLGILIFLAIMYIVFQLTFTISGPLSIMIENLLDGVGSVVGGWIAIDWLRSLVVDGVIGGVGAILVFVPNIFILFLALGVLEETGYLPRAAFVIDKLMYAMKLSGRSFISLLLGFGCNVSSIMSTRSISEPKERLVTILVSPFISCSARLPVYVLIAGTFFGVNAGIVVFFLYLLSIVITVLSALLINKLFFKGEPSTLIMELPRYRKPRLTSIMLYTWNKGRHFLEKAGTIILAASIVIWILTYFPTEGTGSFAATIGKALEPLFVPLGYTWEMITSLVFGIAAKEVIVSSLTTFFGNPGVSGTSLDIMRTIISPEIALSFLVFVLLYVPCMPTLAVIKNETGSYKFVFFSAFYSLAVAYAVALIVRVVGGLL, encoded by the coding sequence GTGGAAAACCAGGCCGATGCTATTGAGTCAAAGAAAATTAAAATAGCGCTTCTCGGAAATCCTAACGTTGGTAAAACCAGTATATTCAATGCGTTAACAGGTTCAAGGCAGATAGTTGCAAACTGGCCGGGTGTTACAGTCGAGAAGAGAACCGGAGTAATGAAGCTCGCCAACCATACAGTTGACGTGGTCGATTTGCCCGGAACATATACTCTTGGGGCTACCAGCCTTGATGAAAGAATAGCGCGAGACTTCCTGATAAATGAAAGGCCTGATGTAGCCCTTGTAATTGGAGATGCCGTTAACCTTGAGAGAAGTCTCTACCTTTTGCTTCAGGTGTTGGAGCTTCGCGGTGATGTAGTACTGGCTGTCAACGCTATCGATGAAGCGAGAAAAGCGGGATTTGAAATAGACAAGCATGAGCTTTCGAAGCAACTCGGTATTCCTGTTGTACTAACTTCTGCCGTTACAGGTGAAGGCATCGAGGAATTGAAAAATACGCTGATTAAGAGCGCAAGGAGCAGCAGTCATGTCCATTATCTCTTCACAGATGAAATAGAGGCCAGTCTTAGAAACCTGTCCGATAGAATAAAGGGAAATGCCTCTCTTTCCGCTTTTGACCAGCGTTGGCTTTCCATAAAGCTTTTAGAGAGAGATAAAGAAGTCGAGAAATTAACAGGCATAAGCCTGGACTATGATTATTCGATAGAGATCGCCGAAACGCGTTATAAATACATCAAGAGAATTCTCTCTTCTTCCGTCAAGGGAAAGGAGAAAATCGGCTGGAACCTTTCGGAAGCAATCGACCACGTCATGACCCATAAGTTTCTTGGGATTTTGATCTTCCTCGCAATCATGTATATTGTTTTCCAGCTGACCTTCACTATTTCGGGCCCCCTTTCTATAATGATCGAAAATCTACTTGATGGTGTTGGAAGTGTCGTGGGCGGCTGGATCGCTATAGACTGGCTCAGGTCACTTGTCGTTGACGGCGTAATTGGAGGAGTCGGGGCAATCTTAGTGTTCGTGCCGAACATATTCATACTGTTTCTTGCCCTTGGAGTTCTCGAAGAAACCGGCTATCTACCAAGAGCGGCATTCGTAATAGATAAGCTTATGTATGCAATGAAACTCAGTGGTCGCTCTTTTATATCGCTCCTGCTTGGCTTCGGTTGTAATGTTTCATCGATTATGTCGACAAGGTCCATTTCAGAACCCAAGGAACGTCTCGTAACTATTCTGGTCTCTCCGTTTATATCTTGCAGCGCAAGGCTGCCGGTGTACGTACTGATTGCAGGCACGTTCTTCGGAGTCAATGCCGGCATAGTCGTCTTCTTCCTTTATCTGCTAAGCATAGTGATAACAGTGCTTTCGGCCCTTCTAATCAACAAACTGTTTTTCAAAGGTGAACCGTCGACGTTGATTATGGAACTTCCAAGATACAGAAAGCCCAGGTTGACCTCAATAATGCTTTATACATGGAACAAAGGGCGACACTTTCTCGAGAAGGCGGGCACGATAATACTTGCCGCTTCAATAGTGATCTGGATTTTGACATACTTTCCGACGGAAGGAACGGGAAGTTTTGCCGCCACGATAGGAAAAGCCCTTGAACCTCTCTTCGTTCCGCTGGGATACACGTGGGAGATGATAACCAGTCTAGTCTTTGGAATAGCTGCAAAGGAAGTTATAGTTTCTTCTCTTACGACTTTTTTTGGCAATCCCGGCGTGAGCGGCACTTCTTTAGATATTATGAGAACCATCATTAGTCCAGAGATCGCCTTAAGTTTCCTGGTGTTCGTTCTTCTTTATGTACCATGTATGCCGACACTTGCGGTGATTAAGAATGAAACGGGAAGTTACAAGTTCGTCTTCTTTTCGGCTTTTTACAGTCTTGCGGTCGCGTATGCGGTTGCACTGATCGTAAGAGTTGTTGGAGGGTTGTTATGA